GGTTGCCCGCGCATCTCCGCTCACTTCTCAGTTTCCGTACCCGCCCCGTGCCTATCGGTACGGTCCGGCCGCCTGAGCTAGACTGTGCCCTTCCTCGGCCCATGGCCCACGCATGAACCCGAACTACCTCGACTTCGAGCAGCCCATCGCCGACCTGGAAACCAAGATCCAGGAGCTGCGCCATGCCAGCAGCGGTCCGGCGGTCGACATCGACGCCGAAATCCACACCCTGCAG
This portion of the Salifodinibacter halophilus genome encodes:
- a CDS encoding acetyl-CoA carboxylase carboxyl transferase subunit alpha, encoding MNPNYLDFEQPIADLETKIQELRHASSGPAVDIDAEIHTLQ